The genomic window TAAACATAAAGATTCAATAATCAGCATTTCGCAGTTTCAATTATTTAACGTATTTCTAAGAAACAATACGTTTTATATGTGTAATTTTGGATTTCAATGAAGACTGTTTGAAGAAAATTGAAACCATAAAAAAACCAATCACTTATGAGATGGAGCTTTTCGAAAAGAAATTTCGATTGTCCATGTCCAGTCGGGTGGCACTTCTGAACCGTATTACGCATTATATTGTCAACCGCAAGGGAAAACAAATGCGTCCTATGTTTGTGTTTTTGACGGCTAAGATGATTTCCAATGGGGAAGTGAGCGAACGCACCTACAGAGGAGCATCCGTGCTTGAATTGATTCACACCGCTACTTTGGTGCATGACGATGTGGTGGATGAAAGCGACCGTCGCCGTGGTTTTTTCTCCATAAATGCGCTTTGGAAAAATAAGATTGCCGTTTTGGTAGGCGATTTTTTATTATCAAAAGGGCTTTTGTTGTGTATTGATAATAATGATTTTGACCTCTTAAAAATAATCTCAGTAGCCGTTCGTGAAATGAGCGAAGGCGAGTTGTTGCAAATCGAAAAAGCCAGAAACCTAGACATTACCGAAGCCATCTATTACGAAATAATTCGT from Formosa sp. Hel1_33_131 includes these protein-coding regions:
- a CDS encoding polyprenyl synthetase family protein; amino-acid sequence: MKKIETIKKPITYEMELFEKKFRLSMSSRVALLNRITHYIVNRKGKQMRPMFVFLTAKMISNGEVSERTYRGASVLELIHTATLVHDDVVDESDRRRGFFSINALWKNKIAVLVGDFLLSKGLLLCIDNNDFDLLKIISVAVREMSEGELLQIEKARNLDITEAIYYEIIRQKTATLIAACCSLGAASVKPLSEEVETMRKFGELIGMAFQIKDDLFDYGTQQIGKPTGIDIKEQKMTLPLIYVLNHCSKKEKSWLINSVKNHNKDSKRVKEVIAFVKDNGGLDYAVSKMKAFQEQALKLLEPFPESPYKKSLILMVNYVIERNK